The Myxococcus virescens sequence TCCAGGCTCCGGCCGCGAAGCCCTCGCTGCGGATCGACTATGCCGCGCTCCTCAACGAGGAGCAGCTGCGCGCGGTGGAGGCGGGGGAGGGGCCCGTGCTGGTGATTGCCGGCGCGGGCTCCGGCAAGACGCGCACGCTGACCTTCCGGGTGGCGCGCATGCTGGAGCGGGGCGTTCCGCCCGAGGGCATCCTCCTGCTCACCTTCACCAACAAGGCGGCCCGGGAGATGACGCGCCGAGTGGAGGAGCTGGCCGGCGCCTTCGTGGACGTGCGGCGCATCCTCGGCGGCACCTTCCACCATGCCGCGCACGTGCTGCTGCGCCAGTACGCGGGCGTGCTGGGCTTCTCCACGAACTTCACCGTGCTGGACCGCGAGGACGCGCGGGACTTGATGGTGACGTGCATCGCCGAGCGCCGACTCAAGAGCGACAAGCGCTTTCCCCGGCCAGACCTGGTGTTGGACCTGGTTTCCCTGGCGGCCAACCTCCAGCAGCCCGTGTCACACGTGCTGATGGACCGCCGGCCGCAGATGTTGCCGCTGGCACCCGAGGTGCTCGCCGCCGCCGCGCGCTTCCAGCAGCGCAAGGCGCAGATGCACCTGATGGACTTCGATGACCTGCTGGTGCACCTCAAGCGCTTGCTGACGCATCACCCGGACGTGAAGGCCCAGCTCACCGAGCGCTTCCGCTGCGTGCTCGTGGACGAGTACCAGGACACCAACCGGCTCCAGGGCGACCTGGTGGATCTGCTCGCCGGAGAGCGCAAGGACCTCACGGTGGTGGGGGACGACTGCCAGTCCATCTACAGCTTCCGGGGCGCGGACTTCACCAACATCATCGGCTTCCCCGAACGCTACCCGGGCTGCTCCGTCCATGCGCTGACGCGCAACTACCGCTCCACGCCGGAAATCCTGCGGCTGGCCAACACCTCCATCGCGCTCAACACGAACCAGTTCCCCAAGGTGCTGACGGCGGCACGGTCCCCGGGCGTCAAGCCGCTCATCGTCCCCGCCCGGGACGCCGGGGAGCAGGCAGCCTACGTGGCCCAGCGCATCGGTGAGCTCCGCGACCAGGGCCTGTCCCTGGAGGACATGGCCGTGCTGTACCGGGCCCACAATCACTCGCTGGAGCTCCAACTGGAGTTGACCCGACGCGGCATCCCCTTCCGGGTGCGCTCCGGCGTCCGCTTCTTCGAGCAGTCCCACATCAAGGACGTGCTGGCCCACCTCCGGCTGGTGAACAACCCGGGGGATGAGCTGGCCTTCAAGCGCGTCATCCGGCGCGTCCCAGGCGTGGGACCGGCGACGGCCGAGCACCTCTGGACCGCGCTGCGCGCATCGCCGGAGGGGACTCCCCTGACGGAGGGGCTGGCCCATGCGGACGTCCGCGCGCACCTGCCACGCAAGGCGCAGAAGGGATTCCAGGCCTTCGGTGACCTGATGGGGCGGTTGACCCGGCCGGAGGCGTCCCCTTCACCGGGGCGCCTCATCGAGGACGTCCTCGCCGGGGGCTACGCGGACTTCCTCCGGGCGGAGTTCTCCGAGGAGGAGCACCGGGAGGACGACGTCCGCCAACTGGCGGAGTTCGCCGGCCGCTTCGAGGACGTGGCGCGCTTCCTGTCGGAGATCGTCCTGGTGTCGGAGTTCGCGGCGGGGGAGGCCTTGAGAGAGGAGGGGCCGGAGGCGTGCCTGACGCTGTCCACCGTCCATCAGGCCAAGGGGCTCGAGTGGCGGGCCGTCTTCGTCCTGTGGCTGGCGGACGGGCGGTTTCCGCTGTCATTGGCCACGCGCCTGCCCGAGGAGGAGGAAGAGGAGCGGCGGCTGTTCTACGTGGCCCTGACCCGGGCGCGGGACACGCTGGCGCTGGTGTACCCCCAGTCGGTGCTGCCCCGGGACGGGGAGCGGATCCTCCTGCGTCCGTCCCGGTTCCTCCAGGAACTGCCCGGCGGGGAGGACGCACCGTTCGACCGGTGCATCCTGTCCACCCTGGAGGCGGAGCCCGAGGCGTCCGTGGGGCAGGATGGTCCCCCTCCGGGTGGATCGGACCCGGTGGACTGACACCGGCGCCCAGAAACGCGCACTCCCGTGCGCGACGTGATAGACAGTGGAGTCAGGGGCGGCGTCTTTTGGCACGAGCCCCCTCACTTCATGGCGGACAGACCTCGCATCATCGGGATTGACCTCGGAACCACCAACACGCTGGTGGCGTCCGTCCGCAACCGTATCCCGAAGATCGTCCCCACCGATCGCGGCAACCTCACGCTGCCCTCCGTCGTGGCGCTGTCGGCGCGCGGCGACCTGCTGGTGGGCGGGGTGGCCAAGGACCAGATGGTCACCAACCCGAAGAACACGCTCTGGGGAACCAAGCGGCTCATCGGGCGGAAGTACAACTCCAAGACGGTGGAGGAGCTCCGGGGCTACTTCCCCTACGACATCGTCGAGGGCGCCAACGGAGACGCCGCGGTGATGATGGGCGGCAAGCTGTACTCGCTGCCCCATGTGTCCAGCTTCGTGCTGGGCCAGGTGAAGACCATCGCGGAGCAGTTCCTGGGCGGCCCCATCGAGGGGGCGGTCATCTCCGTCCCGGCCTACTACAACGACAACCAGCGCAACGCGGTGAAGGAGGCCGGCCGGCTGGCGGGCTTCGACGTGAAGCGCATCGTCAACGAGCCCACCGCCGCGGCGCTGGCCTACGGCTTCAACCGGGGCCTGGATCAGAAGGTTCTCGTCTACGACCTGGGCGGCGGCACCTTCGACGTGTCCGTGCTGCACCTGGCCGGCAATGTCTTCGAAGTCCTGGCCACCGGCGGCGACACCTTCCTGGGCGGGGCGGACTTCGACAACCGCATCATGGAGTACGCGCTGGAGCGCTTCCGGGAGGAGACCAAGGTCGACCTCAACACGGAGAACCCCATCGCGCTCCAGCGCATCAAGAACGCGGCGGAGGCGGCGAAGATCGACCTCACGCTGATCCCCAACGTCGTCATCGACCTGCCCTACATCGACGAGCGCAAGGGCAAGCCGATGGACATGCGCATCCCCCTGACGCGCGAGTTCCTCAACAGCCTCACCGGCGACCTGGTGGACCGCACCTTCGAGATCTGCGACCGGGTGCTGGCGGAGAAGGGCATCTCCCGCGCGGAGATCGACGAGATCATCCTGGTGGGCGGCCAGAGCCGCATGCCGCTGGTGCAGCAGAAGATCCAGGCGCACTTCGGCAAGGCGCCACGCAAGGGCGTCCACCCGGACGAGTGCGTGGCCCTGGGCGCGGCGCTGCTGGGCGACTCGCTGGGCAGCATCGACGCGGTGACGCTGCTGGACGCGCTGTCCATGCCCATCGGCTACGCGATGCCCAACGGGCGCGTGAAGCGCATCATCGAGAAGAACTCGCTGATTCCCATGGTGAAGAGCTTCCGCCTGCCTCCTCCCAAGGAGCCGGGCTCGCCCTTCATCGAGCTGGACATCTACCAGGGGGACAGTGACCTGCTGGTGGACAACGAATATCTGGGCACGGTTCGCGTGCCCTCGGCCGCCGCCGGCCGGAAGATCGACTTCCGCCTCACCGAGGAGTGTCTGCTCCAGGTGACGGTGGAGGAAGCGAGCGGCATGCGCAAGGTGGACCTCGCCACCCGCGACACGCCGGAGCAGCTCAAGCGGGCGCTCCAGGAGGTCGCGTCGCGTCACTCACAGCAGGTGCCCAGCTCCAGCAGCGGGAGCGACGACCGGGGGCTCTTCTCCAGTATCAAGAGCATCTTCCGGAGGGGCTAGGAGTCCAGATGGCGAAGTTCCCGTCGAAGGAGTGGGTGGACGAAGCGGTCCGCCTCACCAATGAGGATCCCGAGTGCGCCATGGCCGGCAAGGGCTGGAAGGGCGACTTCGGGGCGGTGGTGGAAGCCGAGCCCGGCAAGCTGGCGAAGGCTTTCGTGGTGCACGTCGTCCCCGGTGACTGCCGCATCGAGAAGGCGCGCGTCCTGGCGGATCCGGACGACCTGGACGAGCTGGAGCCGGTGTACCTGGCCCGCGCGCCCTACAGCGTCTGGAAGCAGCTCCTCAAGGGGACGCTGGACCCGGTGGAGGCGGTGCTCAAGCGCCGCATCTCCATGAAGGGCGACCTGCAGCCGCTGATCGAACGCATGAAGTACAAGGGCATCGCCGACCGCGTCTTCGCGCAGCTGCAGACGCAGTTCATCGACGAGCCCTGAGCGAGGGACCCCATGGGAATCAAGGACGACCTGAAGAAGCAGGCCCTCAACGTGTCAGGCAAGGCCATGGAGAAGCTCATGGCCGACGACCGTCGCGCCATGGCCATTGCCAACGCCATTGGGAAAGCCCAGCGCGGCAAGCAGGCGCTCGACCGGGGGCAGGAGGAGCTGATGAAGGCGCTGAACTTCGCGCCCCGCAGCGAGTTCAAGGCCCTGGGCAAGCAGCTGTCCGGCCTCAAGCGCCGGCTGCGCGAGCTCGATGAGAAGCTCGGCGCGCTGTAGTCGAAAATGCGTTGACACCTGAGCGGGCGAATGGCATCTACACCCGCGTTCGCCGCTGGCAACACCGGCGGCGGGCAGCAGACAGCAGAAGGGCGTATAGCTCAGCGGTAGAGCACTGCCTTCACACGGCAGGGGTCGCAGGTTCAAACCCTGCTGCGCCCACTCAAGAAAGGTCGTGAGTCCGAATCGGGACTCACGGCCTTTCTGCTTTTGGGCTCCGCCTTCATCGCCGCGCCAGACGCAAGAAAGCCCACCCCGCATGCTGCGCGGAGTGGGCTTGGAATCGCGGCGTGAGGCCGCGGTGCGGCGGCTCAGACCTTGGGCGCGTCGGCGTCGCCGGTGGGCGCGTGCCGGGCCTTGATGAGCGACGCGACGATGCTCGCGCCCAGCAGGCCGGCGATGACCGACAGCGATACCTCGGGCGGCACCTTCACGAAGTCGATGATCGCCATCTTCGCGCCGACGAAGACGAGCACCGCGGAGAGGCCCACCTTCAGGTAGCTGAACTTCTCCACCGCGCCGGCCAGCATGAAGAACATGGAGCGCAGGCCGAGGATGGCGAAGATGTTGGACGTGAAGACGATGAAGGGGTCCGTCGTCACGGCGAAGATGGCGGGGATGGAGTCGAGCGCGAAGAGGATGTCCGACGCCTCCACCAGCAGGAGCGCCATCAGCAGCGGCGTGGCCAGCTTGCGGCCGTTCTCCACGGTGAAGAAGTGGTGCCCGTCGAAGTTGGGCGTCGACGGGATGGTCCGCCGGGCCAGACGCATCAGCGCACCTTCCTCCGGGTTGTCCTCCTTGTTGCGCTGGAGGAAGAGCTTCACGCCCGTGATGATGAGGAAGCCGCCGAAGACGTAGATGAGCCAGTGGAAGCGGGCCAGCATCGCCACGCCCGCGAAAATCATGATGGCTCGCAGCGCCAGCGCGCTGAGGATGCCCCAGAAGAGGACCCGGTGCTGGTACAGCGCGGGGATTCGCAGCGCCGAGAAGATGACGACGAAGACGAAGATGTTGTCGACGGAGAGCGACTTCTCGATGAGGTAGCCGGTGATGAACTGGAGGCCGGGCTCAGGCCCGAACTTCCACCAGACACCCGCGCCGAAGATGAGCGCCAGGCTGACCCACAACGCGCTCCAGCCCAGGGCCTCCTTGAACTTCACCACATGGGCTTTGCGGTGGAAGACGCCGAGATCGAGCGCCAGCATCGCGATGACGAAGGCGATAAAGCCGGCCCACAGGCCCGGGCTGCCGACGCTTGGGAAGGTTTCCATATGGGGGCGTCAGATAGGAGTCATCCGAGC is a genomic window containing:
- a CDS encoding ATP-dependent helicase: MASRTDTLQAPAAKPSLRIDYAALLNEEQLRAVEAGEGPVLVIAGAGSGKTRTLTFRVARMLERGVPPEGILLLTFTNKAAREMTRRVEELAGAFVDVRRILGGTFHHAAHVLLRQYAGVLGFSTNFTVLDREDARDLMVTCIAERRLKSDKRFPRPDLVLDLVSLAANLQQPVSHVLMDRRPQMLPLAPEVLAAAARFQQRKAQMHLMDFDDLLVHLKRLLTHHPDVKAQLTERFRCVLVDEYQDTNRLQGDLVDLLAGERKDLTVVGDDCQSIYSFRGADFTNIIGFPERYPGCSVHALTRNYRSTPEILRLANTSIALNTNQFPKVLTAARSPGVKPLIVPARDAGEQAAYVAQRIGELRDQGLSLEDMAVLYRAHNHSLELQLELTRRGIPFRVRSGVRFFEQSHIKDVLAHLRLVNNPGDELAFKRVIRRVPGVGPATAEHLWTALRASPEGTPLTEGLAHADVRAHLPRKAQKGFQAFGDLMGRLTRPEASPSPGRLIEDVLAGGYADFLRAEFSEEEHREDDVRQLAEFAGRFEDVARFLSEIVLVSEFAAGEALREEGPEACLTLSTVHQAKGLEWRAVFVLWLADGRFPLSLATRLPEEEEEERRLFYVALTRARDTLALVYPQSVLPRDGERILLRPSRFLQELPGGEDAPFDRCILSTLEAEPEASVGQDGPPPGGSDPVD
- a CDS encoding Hsp70 family protein, which gives rise to MADRPRIIGIDLGTTNTLVASVRNRIPKIVPTDRGNLTLPSVVALSARGDLLVGGVAKDQMVTNPKNTLWGTKRLIGRKYNSKTVEELRGYFPYDIVEGANGDAAVMMGGKLYSLPHVSSFVLGQVKTIAEQFLGGPIEGAVISVPAYYNDNQRNAVKEAGRLAGFDVKRIVNEPTAAALAYGFNRGLDQKVLVYDLGGGTFDVSVLHLAGNVFEVLATGGDTFLGGADFDNRIMEYALERFREETKVDLNTENPIALQRIKNAAEAAKIDLTLIPNVVIDLPYIDERKGKPMDMRIPLTREFLNSLTGDLVDRTFEICDRVLAEKGISRAEIDEIILVGGQSRMPLVQQKIQAHFGKAPRKGVHPDECVALGAALLGDSLGSIDAVTLLDALSMPIGYAMPNGRVKRIIEKNSLIPMVKSFRLPPPKEPGSPFIELDIYQGDSDLLVDNEYLGTVRVPSAAAGRKIDFRLTEECLLQVTVEEASGMRKVDLATRDTPEQLKRALQEVASRHSQQVPSSSSGSDDRGLFSSIKSIFRRG
- a CDS encoding SCP2 sterol-binding domain-containing protein, giving the protein MAKFPSKEWVDEAVRLTNEDPECAMAGKGWKGDFGAVVEAEPGKLAKAFVVHVVPGDCRIEKARVLADPDDLDELEPVYLARAPYSVWKQLLKGTLDPVEAVLKRRISMKGDLQPLIERMKYKGIADRVFAQLQTQFIDEP
- a CDS encoding TerC family protein — protein: METFPSVGSPGLWAGFIAFVIAMLALDLGVFHRKAHVVKFKEALGWSALWVSLALIFGAGVWWKFGPEPGLQFITGYLIEKSLSVDNIFVFVVIFSALRIPALYQHRVLFWGILSALALRAIMIFAGVAMLARFHWLIYVFGGFLIITGVKLFLQRNKEDNPEEGALMRLARRTIPSTPNFDGHHFFTVENGRKLATPLLMALLLVEASDILFALDSIPAIFAVTTDPFIVFTSNIFAILGLRSMFFMLAGAVEKFSYLKVGLSAVLVFVGAKMAIIDFVKVPPEVSLSVIAGLLGASIVASLIKARHAPTGDADAPKV